Proteins encoded in a region of the Colius striatus isolate bColStr4 chromosome 18, bColStr4.1.hap1, whole genome shotgun sequence genome:
- the LOC104555544 gene encoding cytochrome b-245 chaperone 1 isoform X2 — protein MYMLVENRTSSHLHLKRSPGIRSWSLFVGVASIGLAAAYYSADSLLWKLFYMAGCFFVAAQNLEQWEEAVFDKKKGTVCLKTFNLYKKILTFSKGGNEQVVAILNEIRDVNVEEETVRYFGKGYLVVLRFVTGFSHPLTQSAVLGCRRCRLDLFVLFG, from the exons ATGTACATGTTGGTTGAAAATCGCACAAGTTCCCATCTTCACCTGAAGAGGTCACCTGGCATCCGATCTTGGTCTCTCTTTGTTG GAGTAGCCTCCATAGGTTTGGCTGCTGCTTATTACAGTGCAG ACAGCTTGTTATGGAAGCTCTTCTATATGGCTGGGTGCTTCTTTGTGGCAGCACAGAACCTGGAGCAGTGGGAG GAAGCTGTATTTGATAAGAAAAAGGGAACAGTCTGCCTAAAAACATTCAATCTTTACAAGAAAATACTGACCTTCTCAAAAGGAGGCAACGAGCAAG TTGTGGCCATACTGAATGAGATCCGTGATGTGAACGTGGAAGAGGAGACGGTGCGATACTTTGGGAAGGGTTACCTGGTTGTGCTACGGTTTGTCACTGGATTTTCACACCCACTGACTCAGAGTGCAGTCTTGGGCTGCAGAAGGTGCAGATTGgacttgtttgttttatttgga TGA
- the NARF gene encoding nuclear prelamin A recognition factor isoform X2, translating to MKCENCTKKECSKKQKNDDTQSTSVDGLSSSDDVEEKNESRTLADAKILLSDCLACDNCMTSEEGARVFQQNQKELFRVLNLNKKCDTSKHKVVAVSICPQSLPYFAAKFNLSVNDAAKRLCGFLKSLGVHYVFDTTVAADFSILESQREFVQRYQQRNQEEHALPMFASACPGWIRYAERVLTNLVTSHICTAKSPQQIMGSLVKGYFARQQNLSPDKIFHVIVAPCYDRKLEALREDFYTALSNSQEVDCVLTSGEIVQIMEQKNVSLEDVTAVAVDSLFDEIKEGDVVRHDGKRSDGYLEHIFKHAAKELFGMDVKEITYKALKNKDFQEVTLEKDGETVLRFAAAYGFRNIQNMVLKLKKGKFLYHFVEVLACPGGCLNGKGQAQSEDGKPDKALLNQMEEVYAAIPVRLPETNVHVKKMYQDWLEGMDSKKVQETLHTKYSAGNQTASNLDIKW from the exons ATGAAGTGCGAGAACTGCACCAAGAAG gaatgcagtaaaaagcagaaaaatgatgATACACAAAGTACATCTGTTGATGGGTTGAGTTCGAGTGATGACGTTGAAGAG aAAAATGAGTCTCGTACATTGGCTGATGCTAAAATACTCCTTAGCGACTGCCTAGCTTGTGACAACTGTATGACGTCAGAAGAAGGAGCCAGAGTTTTCCAACAGAATCAGAAGGAGCTCTTTCGTGTTTTGAACCTTAATAAG AAGTGTGATACCTCAAAACACAAAGTGGTGGCAGTGTCTATATGCCCTCAGTCATTGCCTTATTTTGCTGCTAAATTCAACCTCTCAGTGAATGATGCAGCCAAGAGACTCTGTGGTTTCCTCAAAAGTCTGG GGGTGCATTATGTATTTGACACCACTGTAGCTGCTGATTTCAGTATCCTGGAGAGCCAAAGGGAATTTGTGCAGCGGTACCAACAGAGGAACCAGGAGGAGCATGCCTTACCAATGTTTGCTTCTGCTTGCCCTG GTTGGATCCGGTATGCTGAAAGGGTACTTACCAACCTCGTGACCTCCCACATTTGCACTGCAAAGTCTCCACAGCAGATCATGGGCTCTCTGGTGAAGGGCTACTTTGCCAGGCAGCAG AACTTGTCTCCTGATAAAATTTTCCATGTGATTGTGGCACCTTGTTACGACAGAAAACTGGAAGCCTTGCGAGAAGATTTCTACACTGCCTTGAGTAATTCCCAAGAAGTTGATTGTGTCCTGACATCAG GTGAAATAGTCCAAATaatggaacagaaaaatgtgtctttGGAAGATGTGACTGCAGTAGCTGTGGATAGCTT GTTTGATGAAATAAAAGAGGGAGATGTGGTAAGACACGACGGGAAGAGATCTGATGGTTACCTGgagcacatttttaaacatgCTGCAAAAGAGCTTTTTGGTATGGATGTCAAGGAGATCACCTACAAAGCATTAAA GAACAAGGACTTTCAAGAAGTGACCCTTGAAAAGGATGGTGAGACAGTGTTGCGTTTTGCAGCAGCTTATGGCTTCAGAAACATCCAAAACATGGTGCTGAAGttgaaaaaaggaaagtttttgTACCATTTTGTGGAAGTCCTTGCCTGCCCAGGAG GGTGCCTGAATGGAAAAGGTCAGGCTCAAAGTGAAGATGGGAAACCAGATAAAGCACTGCTTAACCAGATGGAAGAAGTGTATGCTGCAATACCCGTCAGGCTTCCAGAAACCAACGTGCATGTAAAAAAGATGTACCAGGACTGGCTGGAAGGCATGGACTCTAAGAAGGTCCAGGAAACTTTGCACACCAAATACAGTGCAGGAAATCAAACAGCAAGTAATCTGGATATCAAATGGTAG
- the NARF gene encoding nuclear prelamin A recognition factor isoform X1 yields the protein MVARPEDAAEECSKKQKNDDTQSTSVDGLSSSDDVEEKNESRTLADAKILLSDCLACDNCMTSEEGARVFQQNQKELFRVLNLNKKCDTSKHKVVAVSICPQSLPYFAAKFNLSVNDAAKRLCGFLKSLGVHYVFDTTVAADFSILESQREFVQRYQQRNQEEHALPMFASACPGWIRYAERVLTNLVTSHICTAKSPQQIMGSLVKGYFARQQNLSPDKIFHVIVAPCYDRKLEALREDFYTALSNSQEVDCVLTSGEIVQIMEQKNVSLEDVTAVAVDSLFDEIKEGDVVRHDGKRSDGYLEHIFKHAAKELFGMDVKEITYKALKNKDFQEVTLEKDGETVLRFAAAYGFRNIQNMVLKLKKGKFLYHFVEVLACPGGCLNGKGQAQSEDGKPDKALLNQMEEVYAAIPVRLPETNVHVKKMYQDWLEGMDSKKVQETLHTKYSAGNQTASNLDIKW from the exons ATGGTGGCGAGGCCCGAGGATGCTGCCGAA gaatgcagtaaaaagcagaaaaatgatgATACACAAAGTACATCTGTTGATGGGTTGAGTTCGAGTGATGACGTTGAAGAG aAAAATGAGTCTCGTACATTGGCTGATGCTAAAATACTCCTTAGCGACTGCCTAGCTTGTGACAACTGTATGACGTCAGAAGAAGGAGCCAGAGTTTTCCAACAGAATCAGAAGGAGCTCTTTCGTGTTTTGAACCTTAATAAG AAGTGTGATACCTCAAAACACAAAGTGGTGGCAGTGTCTATATGCCCTCAGTCATTGCCTTATTTTGCTGCTAAATTCAACCTCTCAGTGAATGATGCAGCCAAGAGACTCTGTGGTTTCCTCAAAAGTCTGG GGGTGCATTATGTATTTGACACCACTGTAGCTGCTGATTTCAGTATCCTGGAGAGCCAAAGGGAATTTGTGCAGCGGTACCAACAGAGGAACCAGGAGGAGCATGCCTTACCAATGTTTGCTTCTGCTTGCCCTG GTTGGATCCGGTATGCTGAAAGGGTACTTACCAACCTCGTGACCTCCCACATTTGCACTGCAAAGTCTCCACAGCAGATCATGGGCTCTCTGGTGAAGGGCTACTTTGCCAGGCAGCAG AACTTGTCTCCTGATAAAATTTTCCATGTGATTGTGGCACCTTGTTACGACAGAAAACTGGAAGCCTTGCGAGAAGATTTCTACACTGCCTTGAGTAATTCCCAAGAAGTTGATTGTGTCCTGACATCAG GTGAAATAGTCCAAATaatggaacagaaaaatgtgtctttGGAAGATGTGACTGCAGTAGCTGTGGATAGCTT GTTTGATGAAATAAAAGAGGGAGATGTGGTAAGACACGACGGGAAGAGATCTGATGGTTACCTGgagcacatttttaaacatgCTGCAAAAGAGCTTTTTGGTATGGATGTCAAGGAGATCACCTACAAAGCATTAAA GAACAAGGACTTTCAAGAAGTGACCCTTGAAAAGGATGGTGAGACAGTGTTGCGTTTTGCAGCAGCTTATGGCTTCAGAAACATCCAAAACATGGTGCTGAAGttgaaaaaaggaaagtttttgTACCATTTTGTGGAAGTCCTTGCCTGCCCAGGAG GGTGCCTGAATGGAAAAGGTCAGGCTCAAAGTGAAGATGGGAAACCAGATAAAGCACTGCTTAACCAGATGGAAGAAGTGTATGCTGCAATACCCGTCAGGCTTCCAGAAACCAACGTGCATGTAAAAAAGATGTACCAGGACTGGCTGGAAGGCATGGACTCTAAGAAGGTCCAGGAAACTTTGCACACCAAATACAGTGCAGGAAATCAAACAGCAAGTAATCTGGATATCAAATGGTAG
- the LOC104555544 gene encoding cytochrome b-245 chaperone 1 isoform X1 has protein sequence MYMLVENRTSSHLHLKRSPGIRSWSLFVGVASIGLAAAYYSADSLLWKLFYMAGCFFVAAQNLEQWEEAVFDKKKGTVCLKTFNLYKKILTFSKGGNEQVVAILNEIRDVNVEEETVRYFGKGYLVVLRFVTGFSHPLTQSAVLGCRSDVEAVAKLVTSFLELNRLESQEDLSESSETEASDADEPQHKY, from the exons ATGTACATGTTGGTTGAAAATCGCACAAGTTCCCATCTTCACCTGAAGAGGTCACCTGGCATCCGATCTTGGTCTCTCTTTGTTG GAGTAGCCTCCATAGGTTTGGCTGCTGCTTATTACAGTGCAG ACAGCTTGTTATGGAAGCTCTTCTATATGGCTGGGTGCTTCTTTGTGGCAGCACAGAACCTGGAGCAGTGGGAG GAAGCTGTATTTGATAAGAAAAAGGGAACAGTCTGCCTAAAAACATTCAATCTTTACAAGAAAATACTGACCTTCTCAAAAGGAGGCAACGAGCAAG TTGTGGCCATACTGAATGAGATCCGTGATGTGAACGTGGAAGAGGAGACGGTGCGATACTTTGGGAAGGGTTACCTGGTTGTGCTACGGTTTGTCACTGGATTTTCACACCCACTGACTCAGAGTGCAGTCTTGGGCTGCAGAAG TGATGTAGAAGCAGTTGCCAAACTCGTTACTAGTTTTCTGGAACTGAACAGATTAGAGAGCCAAGAAGATCTCTCTGAGAGCAGTGAAACAGAGGCCAGTGATGCAGATGAGCCACAGCATAAATATTAA